TTCGCAATTATAGGAGTCTCCGCCAGGGTTGTTTGGACATCTCATCACTGTTTTGGATGACTCCAGCGTATGCGATAGCGCGACGCACTCGAGACAAAAGAGGCGTTATGGAATTCAAAGAGCTTCTGGTCGTTATGCCTCACAGCGGCGTACTGATTCCGGTAGAGATACCGCCCGATTCCCTTTCCAGTGAATTCCCAAGACTGATGAGGAACGTCGATTGGTACACCGATTGGCTCTATGACTTTCGTGACGTGCTCGCCAACTCGCAACTGGCATTTCCCTATTGCAGTCTGATTCTTGAGGCCAACAGGCACCCGGAGGAACTGGACGCCAGCGTCCCGCTCAAGGATGCTTTGGGTGATCCGATCTACTCAGTTGGGTCTGAGCCCGACCAAACACTGCGAAAATTGCTTAGCAAGAAATATCTGCATGCGTTTCACCGAAATATCGATATGGAAATCGCTCACGGCAAGGCATTCATGCTCGATGCCCACTCAACGGTGACAGCTCGAGGTGTGGAAGACAATCAAATCGAACTGATGAACCTACAGTTCTCTCATCAAGGCGAGACACTGGAATACTTCTGTCCTGACATCTTTATAG
This Dehalococcoidia bacterium DNA region includes the following protein-coding sequences:
- a CDS encoding N-formylglutamate amidohydrolase — its product is MEFKELLVVMPHSGVLIPVEIPPDSLSSEFPRLMRNVDWYTDWLYDFRDVLANSQLAFPYCSLILEANRHPEELDASVPLKDALGDPIYSVGSEPDQTLRKLLSKKYLHAFHRNIDMEIAHGKAFMLDAHSTVTARGVEDNQIELMNLQFSHQGETLEYFCPDIFIETYANELQKRLPHVRVTINESDYIRSYGHVCGEHSTNAMRRVGNRVPAILQETNQKLYMSAERVPNMEALETLRRAFAEALRRMFAKVYRGS